In the Lysinibacillus sp. PLM2 genome, one interval contains:
- a CDS encoding saccharopine reductase has protein sequence MKVVVLGAGLMGKEVARDLVASDKVEKVFLADLDLTIAQDFANQLNSAKIEALELNAERDDELRACIAKGDVCVNALFYEFNERVARAAIDIGVHSVDLGGHIGDVTENVLALNEQAKEKNVTIIPDLGVAPGMINILAGYGASKLNEVDSIKLYVGGIPTKPEPPLNYTRVFSLEGVIDHYTEPSKVIQGGKLKEVKSLTGIEPVYFDQFGVLEAFYTSGGISTLYKTFPNVKTLEYKTVRYKGHAEKFQLLVDLGFFAKDNVVEVNRTEVNVRDVVREALKKKLNLGDKQDAVLLRAIISGEKNGEQVTYEYETSIIRKDEDDMTAMARATACTIASVAVMIGTGVITKHGVLPPETVVPGKEYIEKMAKRGVMIKETKHRSSIVKW, from the coding sequence ATGAAGGTTGTAGTGTTAGGCGCTGGACTTATGGGGAAAGAAGTAGCGCGAGATTTAGTAGCAAGTGATAAAGTAGAAAAAGTATTTTTAGCTGATCTAGATTTAACGATAGCTCAGGATTTTGCCAATCAACTAAATTCAGCAAAAATTGAAGCGCTTGAGTTAAATGCAGAACGTGATGATGAATTGCGAGCATGCATTGCCAAAGGAGACGTATGTGTTAACGCGCTATTCTATGAATTTAATGAAAGAGTTGCTCGTGCAGCCATTGATATTGGGGTACATTCTGTAGATTTAGGTGGCCACATTGGAGATGTAACAGAAAACGTCTTAGCACTAAACGAACAAGCAAAAGAAAAGAATGTCACGATTATTCCAGATTTAGGCGTTGCACCAGGAATGATTAATATATTAGCGGGTTACGGAGCTTCAAAATTAAATGAAGTAGATTCTATTAAACTATATGTTGGAGGCATTCCTACAAAACCGGAACCTCCACTAAATTATACGAGAGTATTTTCATTAGAAGGTGTGATCGATCATTACACAGAACCTTCTAAAGTGATACAAGGTGGTAAATTAAAAGAAGTTAAATCCTTAACAGGAATTGAACCAGTATACTTTGATCAATTTGGTGTGCTAGAGGCATTTTACACTTCAGGGGGTATTTCAACATTATATAAAACCTTCCCAAATGTTAAAACGCTTGAGTACAAAACTGTACGTTATAAAGGGCATGCAGAAAAATTTCAATTACTCGTAGATCTTGGCTTCTTTGCGAAAGACAATGTAGTTGAAGTGAATAGAACAGAAGTGAATGTAAGAGATGTTGTACGTGAAGCGTTAAAGAAAAAACTAAATCTTGGCGATAAACAAGATGCTGTATTACTTCGCGCAATTATTTCAGGTGAGAAAAATGGGGAACAAGTAACATATGAATATGAAACCTCGATTATCCGTAAAGATGAGGATGATATGACAGCGATGGCCCGTGCAACAGCATGTACAATTGCATCTGTAGCGGTCATGATTGGTACAGGGGTAATTACAAAACATGGTGTTTTACCACCAGAAACGGTTGTACCAGGTAAAGAGTACATCGAAAAAATGGCGAAACGTGGCGTTATGATAAAAGAAACAAAACACCGTTCTTCAATCGTGAAATGGTAG
- a CDS encoding aldehyde dehydrogenase codes for MRIKNYIGGKWIDSEQLQRVPIVNPANGNVLGEVPLSTKAEVEMAVSAAKEAQKRWALIPAPKRADYLYEIGYKLREKKEHLAQILTSEMGKIIEEARGEVQEGIDMAFYMAGEGRRLFGETTPSELVDKFAMSVRSPIGVVGLITPWNFPIAIATWKSFPAIVAGNTFVWKPSIETPLMAYELGKIFEEIGLPDGVANIVFGSGSTVGTTMIEHPDIKVISFTGSNATGSKVAELGGRHLKKVSLEMGGKNAVIVMDDANLSLAVEGIVWSAFGTAGQRCTACSRVIVHKDVKQELEEMLVEAISQLTVGDGLDPAIKVGPVINRKALEKINHYVQIGKQEGAKLLAGGKILSAPPFEKGFFFEPTIFTDVKNDMMIAQEEIFGPVISIIEVGSLEEAIEVNNSVKFGLSSSIFSQDINKIFKAQRDLDTGIVYVNAGTTGAEIHLPFGGTKGTGNGHRDSGQAALDVFTEWKSIYVDYSGKLQRAQIDTEN; via the coding sequence ATGAGGATAAAAAATTATATTGGTGGTAAATGGATTGATTCTGAGCAGCTGCAGCGAGTTCCCATTGTTAACCCTGCTAACGGAAATGTATTAGGAGAGGTGCCACTGTCAACAAAGGCAGAAGTAGAAATGGCTGTATCTGCTGCAAAAGAAGCTCAAAAACGGTGGGCACTTATCCCAGCTCCAAAACGTGCGGACTATTTATATGAAATTGGTTATAAGTTAAGAGAAAAGAAAGAACATCTTGCTCAAATTTTAACAAGTGAGATGGGAAAAATAATCGAAGAAGCACGTGGAGAAGTTCAAGAGGGAATTGATATGGCATTTTATATGGCTGGTGAAGGAAGACGATTGTTTGGGGAAACAACACCTTCTGAATTGGTAGACAAATTCGCCATGAGTGTAAGAAGCCCAATAGGTGTGGTTGGTTTAATTACTCCTTGGAATTTTCCGATTGCGATCGCTACATGGAAATCCTTCCCTGCCATCGTTGCTGGGAATACATTTGTTTGGAAGCCCTCCATTGAAACGCCTTTAATGGCATATGAGCTAGGAAAGATTTTCGAAGAGATCGGCTTACCAGATGGGGTTGCCAATATCGTTTTTGGATCAGGTTCTACTGTTGGTACAACGATGATTGAACACCCCGATATAAAAGTCATTTCCTTTACAGGATCTAATGCAACAGGCAGTAAAGTAGCTGAATTAGGCGGTAGACATTTGAAAAAGGTCTCTTTGGAAATGGGAGGAAAAAATGCTGTAATTGTAATGGACGATGCTAATTTATCACTAGCGGTTGAGGGTATCGTTTGGAGTGCCTTTGGGACAGCGGGACAAAGATGTACAGCCTGCAGCCGAGTCATTGTACACAAAGATGTAAAACAAGAGCTAGAAGAAATGTTAGTTGAAGCGATAAGTCAACTAACTGTTGGTGATGGTTTGGACCCAGCTATTAAAGTAGGGCCGGTCATTAATCGTAAGGCATTAGAAAAAATCAATCATTACGTTCAAATTGGGAAGCAGGAGGGTGCAAAATTACTTGCGGGGGGCAAGATATTATCGGCACCACCATTCGAAAAAGGCTTCTTCTTTGAACCGACGATTTTTACAGATGTAAAAAATGACATGATGATTGCACAGGAAGAGATATTTGGACCTGTGATTAGCATTATAGAGGTAGGTAGTTTAGAAGAAGCGATTGAAGTGAACAATAGCGTGAAATTTGGGCTATCTAGCTCTATATTCTCTCAAGATATTAATAAAATATTCAAAGCACAAAGAGATTTAGATACGGGGATTGTTTATGTAAACGCAGGAACAACAGGTGCTGAAATTCATTTACCATTTGGGGGAACAAAAGGAACAGGTAATGGGCATCGAGATTCTGGTCAAGCGGCTTTAGATGTTTTTACAGAATGGAAGAGCATTTATGTAGATTATAGTGGCAAGCTACAAAGAGCCCAAATAGATACAGAAAATTAA